In Indicator indicator isolate 239-I01 chromosome 29, UM_Iind_1.1, whole genome shotgun sequence, the following are encoded in one genomic region:
- the UTP18 gene encoding U3 small nucleolar RNA-associated protein 18 homolog, translating into MQAAAGGPPQKKKKMRKTKDTKKMKKAAKQLQLRAEAAAAERAAAKQAAEEAAREAARRARHLRVLGRRSGAEKELEELVFGDSLNMEEDELLRRLAGPTRLNATGRSNLQKDSSDSEIENEAKGKISSRKPAWVDEDDEAEENVDMTHKYRKGFMKSDTEKILTKKKLKRRLEEQFQRAMGGVPAWADLDNRKKSKKTTSNSDTDEDDDLLCRTGNFIASSESLPRGILKLKTCLPANQERFASGKLATVQFHPSAQVVMTAGHDRSVSLFQVDGIRNPKIQSIYLESFPVYKACFSVDGEQVIASGTHHRMFFVYDMMSGSIIPIQKVRGVDERFLRSFELSPDGSFMLVTGTSGYLHLLSMKTKELVSTMKINGRCTASAFTPDSRQIYSYSKEGEVFIWDVRSRKCLHKFEDEGCLEGKCIAVSRNNQYVACGSASGVVNLYTTDTCLKASHPKPVKAIMNLVTSATCVTFNPTTEILAVASCEADEAVKLVHIPSYTVFPNFPVFRRKQIYLAQSMDFSPRSGFFSVGNNKGKALLFRLKHYSDF; encoded by the exons ATGCAGGCTGCGGCGGGCGGTCCGCcgcagaaaaagaagaaaatgaggaaaacgAAGGATaccaagaaaatgaaaaaagcagCGAAACAGTTGCAGCTGCGCGCGGAGGCGGCGGCAGCCGAGCGGGCGGCAGCTAAGCAGGCGGCGGAGGAGGCGGCTCGGGAGGCGGCTCGCCGCGCCAGGCACTTGAGGGTTCTTGGCCGCAGGTCGGGTGccgagaaggagctggaggagctagTGTTTGGTGACAGCCTCAACATGGAGGAGGACGAGCTGCTGCGTCGCCTGGCAGGCCCCACGCGG CTTAATGCTACAGGGAGGAGTAATCTGCAGAAAGACTCCAGTGATTCAGAGatagaaaatgaagcaaaaggtAAAATTTCGTCCAGAAAGCCAGCCTGGGtggatgaagatgatgaggctGAGGAAAA TGTTGATATGACCCATAAGTATAGGAAAGGCTTCATGAAAAGTGATACTGAGAAGATACTTACTaagaaaaaattgaaaagaagACTTGAAGAACA GTTTCAACGAGCTATGGGAGGAGTTCCTGCCTGGGCTGATTTAGACAACAGGAAGAAATCTAAAAAGACTACAAGCAATA GTGAcactgatgaagatgatgatcTGCTCTGCAGGACTGGCAATTTCATAGCAAGCTCAGAGTCCCTACCAAGAGGTATTCTGAAG CTGAagacctgcctgcctgccaacCAGGAGCGCTTCGCTAGTGGCAAGCTGGCCACGGTGCAGTTCCATCCCTCTGCCCAGGTAGTCATGACTGCTGGGCATGATCGCTCTGTGTCCCTCTTCCAG GTGGATGGTATAAGGAATCCAAAAATCCAGAGCATTTATTTGGAGAGCTTTCCAGTCTACAAGGCTTGTTTCAGTGTTGATGGAGAGCAAGTTATAGCCAGTGGTACTCACCACAGGATGTTCTTCGTGTATGATATGATGAGTGGAAGCATCATTCCCATACAGAAAGTGAGAG GTGTGGATGAAAGATTCCTCAGAAGCTTTGAGCTCTCTCCAGATGGATCATTCATGCTTGTAACAGGAACTTCGGGGTACCTTCACCTGCTGTCAATGAAG ACAAAAGAGCTGGTCAGCACCATGAAGATCAATGGGAGGTGCACTGCATCTGCTTTCACTCCAGACAGCCGGCAGATATACAGCTACTCAA AGGAAGGTGAAGTTTTCATCTGGGatgtgagaagcagaaagtgTCTGCACAAGTTTGAAGATGAAGGCTGCTTGGAAGGGAAGTGCATTGCTGTTTCAAGAAATAACCAATATGTGGCTTGTGG ctCAGCTTCTGGAGTTGTAAATCTGTACACTACTGATACCTGCCTCAAGGCAAGCCATCCTAAACCAGTGAAAGCCATCATGAACCTGGTGACCTCTGCCACCTGTGTGACCTTCAATCCCACTACGGAAATCCTGGCAGTGGCTTCCTGTGAAGCAGATGAAGCTGTCAAGTTG GTGCACATTCCTTCCTACACTGTGTTCCCCAACTTCCCtgtcttcagaagaaaacagatttatCTTGCTCAGTCTATGGACTTCTCTCCCAGAAGTGGCTTTTTCTCTGTAGGAAACAACAAAGGCAAAGCTTTGCTCTTCAG gCTGAAACAttattcagatttttaa